The stretch of DNA caGGATAGATTCTATGTAAAGCAGCAATAATTATTACACTTGATTCCCAAAGGTTTAAAAAGTCTACTATTTAAACaaaaagtgatgtttttaagTGTGTTGCATGCTTCAATTTCCAAATTAATGTTTAACCAATAACATTTGTCAAAGAAAACCAGCCTCACGTCACCTGGATCTACAGGAACCAAATCAGGTGACGGACAACTGAGCGCTAACTGACGACAACATCCTTTGTGGTTCTCATGGGCCGACAAAGGGGCGGAGTGAGCAAAAGTGAATCTACCTGTGACACCTGATGTCGGTGGATTCACACGAACTATAGTATGTTGATCTCAGTGGTGAAAACTTCCTCTCACCTTCATTCTACttctgtgttttgttgctttGACACACAAAAGAGCTTCAGTCACAGTCTTGTAGACAATCATCAGTTCCTGAGGTCACATTCTAAAGGTTCACgttaacatttgtgtttgtttttgactcaCATTTTCAAAGGTAGCACCATAAGATCTTCAAAAGTGAAAATCCAGAACTCCAGAAGTGAAATGTTTGCATTTACACTCACTGCcatgttgtttttgctttcatTATATTTGCAGGGAGACGATAAAAGCCCTTCCTGTGTTTCCCTCCAGACCTAATTAGACGCTTTTTGTGCATTTATAACCTAATGttgggagagaaaaagagagcaaaACTCTCAAAGactagagaaagtagaaaacaaacaaaaatttgAATTTCCAGGTgtctaaaatgtaaaattttaCATTTAGGTGTGATTAGGTGTGACTCAAATAAGACATTGGAAAATACCTTCTTCTTCAAAgtatagatttttattttactttgttggggcaaacaaaacaatattaaatataattccaaataaatatttacagacTTAAATCATTCTCGCATTATCTCAGGCTTGTGTAATCTGTaatttccttcattcattcactcattcattaattttcttCATGAAGCAGTGGCTGTGGGGAGAAAGCAGATCAGGATTAAGACAAAATGTTGGATTAaattacatctttttttaatacatctCTTTAAATGCACTGAAAGTCTCACCGTGTACACCGTACTCTGCTGCCGAGAGTCTGGATGCTGCCACTGCTGGTTGGACAAAATCTTCAGGACAATTAAACCAAAAGCCACAATGAGAACGCCTAATGAGTTTGCATACAAAGCCTCAGGTGGGGAACTCGAGTATGGAAGACTTCCGTTGGTGTTTCCTTTACTGTGGGAAGAGAGATCGGAGAATCATTAAGTGTGAAGCTGGAAATTGAAGGTGTGACGTTGAACGTTGTCAGGTGATAATGCCCCACGAGATGGCCGTCAGttagaggaagaaagaaatcaGAATCCCATCTTCCCATCAAGTTTTGGGAGATTCAGTGGTACTAAATTTTGCCTcttgttttcaccttagggggcgccacagagcccttgagcaacacagCCAgacctccatgcaaagtttcaagagtttttatgcacgttaacctcCTTAAAAATGACCCCAAAGCCACAGATAGTAtcataatctgaaggataacaatagtcAATCAGTGTTTCGTCTTCACttacagagaaaagaagagTTTCTCGTTGATTCCAGAGATGCAGGCAGCGATGCTGAGCAGCATTATGATTCCACCCATCCACACGTGGGCGGGTTTCAGGAGTTTGCGTAGCGACACGGGGGAGCAGGGCAGGAGGAAGCCGGCCACACCCACCACCCACTAGACGGACAAAAGAAACGGACATCCAAGAAAAGGCTGAACATCTCTGCTCTCTGCATTTCATTGATAAGGAATAAGTGATTCCATTTAGTACACATGTATACCTGTGTGGCGAAAAGCGCGGTGGCAGCAATGCCGATCCAGCTGTGAAGGGAGTAGAGGTTGGGAATACGTTTGGCGTTGTGGAAGTCAAACACGGCAGAGAGTCCAAGGATTGACAGGATCAAGGCGGCGAGCATCAGCACGGCGTGGAGGATCTTCCAGGGAAGTTTATTCTCACCCCAGGTCAGAGGGATGCGGTACAACACAGCACCTGCAGGGGGAGGTGCAACAAGaaagttgaaattatttagTGTTGCAGTGAAGTCGGATTTTCGAAGTTCCTCGTAAGAAAATTTGAATGGAACGTCCACTTttaaaggcccatttatactcaaTTTTCGTCTGTTTTATGTCCATCCCAAATGTTATCGCTATTAcacaatacttcctctagagggcagtgccgagTGCCAAGATGCAAAATTCAACAATAAtcagataaacaaacaacaaacagacagaaacacaagtgGATTTCACAGCAGTGGAATGAAAGACCACTGAACGTCGTCCCATTAATGGAGAATATTTACTCTTTTGCTGTCGTCGATGTTGACGAACAATATTTCCATCGTGACTTTTGACAACGTGTTTCGCCGGATAGCCCCTCGAATTAAACATGCTGTTTCAGTTGGTTGTAAAATCAATTTATATGCAGCAATTtcagaaaaatttaaaataatgatacaTTTAAGAGTGTAAAATTAACTTCTATACTTCTTGGCCATACAGTCAGGCCTGTATAGTATCCCAGGAAGCTGTATATTCTATGCACAACTTTTAATGACAGTAATCTGATGCATAATGATGACAGTGCCCTGCATATTTGAAGTGGGTTGACTTGAAAGGTGAATTggtgcatttaaaatgttaacaaatACCGTCTCCTTAGAATAAAGTGAACTAATCCCAGCGTACCCATCACAACCATCTAAAAGAGAGAACTAGATACTTCCTACTGGCTGTTCATCTCTTGCTCTTCACCAACCATggacataataaactataaaGTCGTCTGCATAGAGTTACACAACTACGCttttaaatgtagtttcatAATTATCTACACACACTATGTCACCGCAAAGAAAGCAAACTAAATGGTTTTTAACCACGCCATTAAAGAAGGAAGTCAATTCTAGAcgtgtattatattattataggGTCACGTGTGGTGTAATTATCGCctgtgtgcagacacacacgtgtgtgttttattactcTGGTTGGtttgacctgtccaggttgaAAGTGGATGGAATTTATGATGTCACAAAACTCTACACAACAGTAACAATGATGACAGATCAGCAATGAGTCCGAACTGCTACAACCAGTTTCACGAAATCACCAAGAGACTCACGATTGCATTTTCTCAGGAAACGCAGAAAGCACATGTTCTCGTTcacaacagacatttaaatgatgCCAAATCTcggctggattactgtaatTCTCTATGTCTGTCCAACAACTGCAGCTAGTCCAGAACGCAGCCCGCCGCTTCCCCTTTTGACAGGAAAAGAGACcacatcacacctgtgttgcTTCTCCCTCCACTGGTTTCCCATTTtgttttaggattgattttaaaatgtaattgttggtttttaaagcttgTAATCGTATCTCTCTgaactgcttcttcttcttcttcttcttcttcttcttcttcttcttcttcttcacaccccATCCTTTTAGATGTGCCAAAATCCCGATAAATCCCGGGTAATTGGGTGCCTCCAATTCAGCAGTCAAGCTGTGGACATACAAAGCTGGGACGGGCCTCTTTGGAGCCTGTGAGCCACTGAGcggtgtgttttctctgtgcagcttgggaaactgtgtgttttctccactcAACCTTTTTCTTACTCTTACGTGTGATACTTTAtccagtggagagaaaacagggTGTATTTTCACTTGGTTTGATCTGGCTGTTTAAGTTAATGTTGTCTTTCCCTCTGTTGTGAGCCGGTCAGCTACTTTTGGCGCTAATTCATTGTAAATAAACTGATTGCCTCtgcctttcttcttttaaaaatattccGAGGTTAGTTATACGTTGTTACTCCCCTCATCCCCTGGACTTCACGGGGACGTCACAACTTTTAAAAGACCCACCTCTTCACCTTGGCTTTCACTTCAGGAGAAGAAGCGTCAAACCCTGCACACTTCTACCAAGTATCATTGGtagaagtcatttttaaaacggcaatgtaaccaaatccaagccacgcaggagtgaacaaatgcaacaattctgcctttctttcacctctggagtcagatatcataataacataataggaaattaatctgtctgtctgtcaactCCTTACCAGCTAAGCTAACGAGGCCGATTTTCTGTCTCAGTCTGTTCCTgaccataaataatacattataaaactgaagtTGTGGGCCGTATAAAATCCGACCGCGGGCCGAACTTTGGACATGTCTGACATggatttttaccattttattatttcattttttctttattgattttataccttgttgctgtgcctttaactgtTTAAAgcacattgtttttaaatgtgctgtagaAATAACGTTGACTTGACAACATAATCAATGAGGGGTTTTGAGGATGAAGGTTCACATACAGGACATAGAACTGATCTagaaccacatactaaagtcacatcaacataaaaaacaaaaacaaaccagtttTATCCAGTTTTATCTTTCTAAAAAGGCTCTGACCTCCTGGTGTTTGAGCTTATTTTGCATGAAACAAGTAACAAATCACTgaggtgtgacacacacacacgtgacaccTCCAagaaaagctgcagtgtgtaattaTGTCACTTATAACACTGTCAGAGGGAAGAACAGAAGTGAGAAACAGAAATGAAACTCTGCGACTTTAAAGTATCTATGGTTACCGGTCCGATAAAGTGAGTTTACACCTTTTAAACTTGGATTTTACTAAGtattaagtaataataaaaaaaaaaaaaaaaaaaagagtcacttACCCATGCCGTACACCACCACCAGGCCTGTGACCATCAGGACCGGGTGCCAGTTGAACTGCAGGGCGGAGCCGTCCCAGGCGAAGCCGCCGCGCCACTGgctgttccacacacacacgcacgccacGCAGGCCACGCCCAGGCCCAGACACAGCAGGTAGCACATGTAGAAGACGACGATGGACCTCATCGTGGGGATGATTTcaagctaaaaaacaaacatgaaatcagaacaaaaataaataaataaacaatcaaacaaacaaacaaacaaacaaacaaacaaagagagcaGGGAAGTGTAGAGTGATATGTTGACGAACAGCAAGCACCGGATGCTACTATTTagattttaccattttattattttatgtttttactttttatgtttttactgattttatgcTTTTATGTCGCAGTGCCTTTAAAAGcactttggttgtttttaaatgcgcTCTTGACTTGACATGGTTCCTACAGCTTAAAACTGACCTTTCTCAGTGggtaagttttgtttttgtgtgtctgtggagacattcacatgctgcaaacACCGTGAGGAAAGGTGGAACCACAACAAGCGAGACTAACaacagttacacactggagtTTTAAGGTTTTAAAGTGAGATTCAAGACTATGACACCAGGTTCACACTGGACACGCATCTagctcacgtgtgtgtgtgtgttcacaacgGCTGAAATTCACCCGTTTATATCCCAATTTATCTCTTACATGATCCGTATTAcatgcttaaaatacagtaattaccttccatgtctttgtctttttttaaatgttacacgaAGGATAGATTTACATGTGGTAGAaacaatgtcattattattataaatatgttcaaattctgcaataacacaaataaataggcttaaaatgaaagaagaagTGTTCAAAATAGAATGTTGTCAATTTCCATggattcaataaaataaatatgttgccAACAGCAACTTATGatgatatccaaaatctaagaagACATCTtatctcatgtcatgatatagatataattATGAATACATTGTCAGTTGTAAGTCAACATCACCATCAACCGTGTGAACAATGTGGAACGTAGTGTCTATCTCAGAGGGGTTAGGGATTCATTTGACCTTATGATCGTCTTGAAGATTAGAGCATAACAAAAATAGAATTTGGCAGTTTTTCCATTTCTTGCCGCACATGTGGATCCACCATTGTGTCACATTTGAGTCACAAAATACACCGTGACTTGaacacatttcctgttttctggtttctgccATGCGGAAAAATCTTGGTTTTCCGTGTCATCCATTCATCTCGTAAGACTGTTACAACAGACTGTTGGTTCCACTATAATCAGTgagttgtatatatatatctctttaaaaaaaggaaccaGTTACAACATCAGAAAGAAATCATAACATCCCAATCCTACTTCccataatttaacatttttaaagacttttgaggattatttatgtcattttttttttttagatgaatgaTTTTAAGAATGCACCCACCAGGCAAAAGGAACTTTTAAACAGTTTAACACATTCATCATTAACTCATGATTACTTTTTAAGGTGAATCAGtttaatataatgtaaataagTCTAGTTCTATCGAGGAGCAAAGAGTACAAGTACAAAGTAAGTCAAAGCTATTGATTGTTCGTTAAAAAAAGCATTATGATGAATGAGTAGACAAAGTTTTGTTGTATAGTGTCAATAACAATACACATCTTATCCTAATTTTAGGACTGCAATGATTTATCAACTATTTATcagttactaaatgaatcatgaaCTATGCTGATAATTAATAAATCGCTCTTTTGCTTCATATAgtgaagaaatcattaaaagaaattcacatttttggtttttagaaaaaacaaaacattttttttatggtttgggaaacacagatcaacattttctgacgtaAAAGTGATTtctgaaaataatgacaataatcagCCCTACGTATTATTAAGGTTTGGTTTAAGGGTCGTCAGAAACAAGCAGAATGGTGTGAGACACCTTACCTCGAGCACGGCAGCTGTAAAAGTAAGAACACTTCCTTACTCTGCAGACCTCAGCTGCTCACCATGCACATGTCACTGATTTACCTCAtgactctctttctctttcgaccatgagcccacacacacacacacacacacacacacacacacacacacacacacaaccacacacacacacacacacacacacacacacacacacacacacacacacacacacacacacacacacacacacacacacacacacacacacacacacacacacacacacacacacacacacactcagtcactcagtcactgctcactctcactctcactctcacttcgTGATTCTCCTCCACTTCTGCTGAAGTCTCACTTCCACATTGGGCAGCAGTAGCAAGGTGTGTGAGCGGGAGGAGGCAGTgttgtggtgatggtggtggggaggaggaggagaaggaggagaaggaggagggaacCTCCTGCTGCATCTGCTGCCTGCAAATAAGCAAATGTAATGTTTCAGAACATATTTAACTGTTAAATTCTCTTCATATCTTGTGACAGAGTCAAGGCTTCTTTGAACTCTGTCCAGACTCTACtcataaagaaataaacacacacaccttttttaattttttttatttgacccACTTATGCCTATATgtacaaatatttgtttaaaatacattaatcgtagggctgcaatgattcatcgataactattttgataattaactGGTTTAAGTGTTCcctttcaataattaaaacaagttatccaatttctcagcttcttaaatgtgaatattttctggtttctttgatccagaaatcattaaaactgaataaaacaacatgttCTGACATAACGAAGCATTTCCGATCAATGACGCAGACTATGTATGTAAGTGAGTGAGTTCACTTTCCTATACAGTCTCATCGTGAATCGGCACAATTTCAAACAATGACTTTGAAAGACCCCGTCACTGgcagaacaaaacacacaaaccgaTACGAGTCTAACTGGTTAACACGCTCATTAGGACATACATGTCACATGTTTAAGAAGCATAAGGTCACACCACAAACCATGAACAGCCAAAAacacttatttctttttttttactcatgtcATATGTGAGAAACAGTATGTAAGGGAGCTTAAATCTAactttatatgtatgtgtgtgagcttAAATTGCTTGTTTTATTCAATGATGACTTGTACAGTCTGTCACAGTTGCATAATGAACACAATTTGAACACTTCTCATAATAATATTTGTGTAGAACCTCTAcaaatgtgttttggtttttttttctgaattgtTAGAAACCAATAATCACATTTCAGatgaaaataatgatatttaGGTTAGTTTTTACTGCTGTAAAAAATCACAAACTGGTCGAACTCGATCCAAACTGTCTGTAAAAGTGAAATGAAGCCACAATACatgatacattttaaaagacTAATTTGCCAACATGCTTATTATAACACAAATTTCACATGTTTAAGTAGCACAAAGTCGtggatttcatttaaaaactcacTATTTTCCATCTTTAGGTTGATCCAATTGAAAATAAACAGCCTCAATGtacaaaaatataacatttttaccTTCATTTTAAGGTATTTGAGGTCCCTTTTAGAAAAAGATTGGTGGCTACACAGTCTTTATGAACAGACATGGGACAAATTTGACCACAAAAAGCCCGTGTAATATAAAATGGTGGCACcttcacaaaacaataaatacaattaccAAAATAATGTTATTCAAGGTATTTTGCCACTACTATCAAACAGCCGAATAGTGCATAATGGTTAAGCGAACTTAAAACCAAACTTTGACCCAGAAACCACAACGCAGTATTTGTTTGTTCAAGAAGCGTGACCTTAAACTGCCTGTTTTTTCATTGAAGACTCGTATAGTCCGTCGTCCTTCACCGTGAAGCGCTCAAACACGTCGTTTCTCGCTGGTCACACAGACTGTTCgtttttttcataataaacGACTATATTCGAACACTTCTCATAAAAAACAGAATGATATAAATAACTTTAAACCACCACCTCTGTGCTCCCGCCGCCGTCAGcatcagccacaacaacacacttgAGTCTTATCTACCTGAGCTAACATGCTCTTTAAAGACGTATATGTCGCTTTTTTAAGGGACGTAAAGTCGTATAACTTGTTTAAAATCACTCCACATAAAAACGCCGGAAGACGTTTGACatgtagaggaaaaaaaacgtaTTTTACGGGGAGAAGACACTCAAACCAGGAAGAAAACTTTTCAATCTTACCTATAACCCACTTCCTTGTTGACAGCGCAAGGCCTTGTGGGAGATGTAGTTCTTCCCCGTCACCTGCGTGTTTCAGCCTCAGGTGACGGGTTATTATTAACGCTATATCTGATTACATGCGTCTGTAAATATGTAATCTGTGTAATGTGATATTACTGCTGCTACTTTCTCCAGCATTCGTGATAAATGTTGAATACACCTGAAAAAATaagctatttttaaaaaaaatgaatgatgtAAAATTCAGCTGTGTATTTCTGaatcaatattatttttttcattaaaaaaaaatcctgcgcTCATCTCTGAATTACTGAGatattttcatgtcttttttcaaatgaataagagaattattttcatgaaaatcTAATTTTCTGCGCTGTTTTTCCCCCGATTcactaaataaaacaagaacatcTTTTATTCCCCTCTTGTTAGACATGTCCTGCTTCTTTAGTTTAATCcagttttgatttgtttaagGTCTGACACACTTGAGGTTTCTCACTTAGTCAGATTTGACCTTTAATGAATGTGTCATGTGTACCTTATAAAGTGGCCCCTTAGTGTTTTCGAGGAAAATAAaccagagagaggaagaggaagaggaagagcagaaaTCTGTTGTGTTTCAGCTCCACCTAGAGGCAGCTGTGGTCACTGTCTCTTCAGGACGATTTTAAAGGACACATGAAATTAATATGTGTCGATATTGTAAGATATGTGCTGTTATTAAGAGATATTTACAAGGGgtaggattaaaaaaaagtgtatataAGTCCtagttttttaatatttagtgtatattatatatttgctGCGACTTATTTCTTGCAATATTATGAATATATTTTCTTCCAATTTACATATGTTTTGTTGTAATATTTCAAAAAAATCTttcatattgtgacttttttcctgGTAATCTTACA from Solea solea chromosome 8, fSolSol10.1, whole genome shotgun sequence encodes:
- the LOC131463458 gene encoding lysosomal membrane ascorbate-dependent ferrireductase CYB561A3 isoform X1, yielding MLTAAGAQRQQMQQEVPSSFSSFSSSSPPPSPQHCLLPLTHLATAAQCGSETSAEVEENHEVRLEIIPTMRSIVVFYMCYLLCLGLGVACVACVCVWNSQWRGGFAWDGSALQFNWHPVLMVTGLVVVYGMGAVLYRIPLTWGENKLPWKILHAVLMLAALILSILGLSAVFDFHNAKRIPNLYSLHSWIGIAATALFATQWVVGVAGFLLPCSPVSLRKLLKPAHVWMGGIIMLLSIAACISGINEKLFFSLKGNTNGSLPYSSSPPEALYANSLGVLIVAFGLIVLKILSNQQWQHPDSRQQSTVYTPLLHEEN
- the LOC131463458 gene encoding lysosomal membrane ascorbate-dependent ferrireductase CYB561A3 isoform X2, with amino-acid sequence MQQEVPSSFSSFSSSSPPPSPQHCLLPLTHLATAAQCGSETSAEVEENHEVRLEIIPTMRSIVVFYMCYLLCLGLGVACVACVCVWNSQWRGGFAWDGSALQFNWHPVLMVTGLVVVYGMGAVLYRIPLTWGENKLPWKILHAVLMLAALILSILGLSAVFDFHNAKRIPNLYSLHSWIGIAATALFATQWVVGVAGFLLPCSPVSLRKLLKPAHVWMGGIIMLLSIAACISGINEKLFFSLKGNTNGSLPYSSSPPEALYANSLGVLIVAFGLIVLKILSNQQWQHPDSRQQSTVYTPLLHEEN